From Deinococcus roseus:
CTTCCGGACCTTCAGGCGACCTGCAAAACGCTTGTCCAGTTCCGCTTTGCTGGGTTCTGGTTTGCGGTCCCTGGGGGGTTCAGCTGGGGACTGGCTTCTGGCCCACTGCACAGCCTGTGCAATGAGGGTTTCCTGCTGTTCTTCGGTCAGGGTGCTGAAGGCTTCCTGCAAACGTTCCAGAGCGGAAGGAGCTTTCAGGGTGCTCTGTCCCAGTTTTTCTTCCACGGCTGCAGAGGGGATGCGGTAACGGGGTCTGCCCTGTGGCGTGGTACCGATTCGGACGGCTTCCAGATCCCCTTCTTTGATTTGCCTGCGAACAGTGTCATCGCTGACATGCAGCATTTTTGCAGCTTCTTGCACGGTCAGCAGGGCCATGGGTTCATGTCGGGTGTGGGTCATGACAGACCTCCTTTCTCTCCATTTTACATCAAAACACGCAAAAACCGCAAAACACGCAAGAAGCTGATGTGCTGAACCTGTCCCACCAGGACAGAAACGGAGACACCCATGTCAAAGCGTGGAAACGGCACCGGCAGCATTCAGCAACGTGGCAGCAAGTTCGTGGTCATCCTCACCCTTGGGAAAGACGAGTTGGGCAAGCAGAAAAGGGCCAGCAAACGATTTACCACACTGGAACAGGCCCAGAGATATCTGGAAGAACAAACTACTCCACCAGTGGCTGGAGAGGCAACCGCAGGAAACGAGGCCATCCTTGCCATCAATGTGCAAACCAGTGTGCTGGAGTACCTGCAGGAATGGTTGCGCCTCAGGCAGCCTCACATCAAGATCAAGACCCACCAGGAATACCACCGCATCATTCACCTGCACCTGAAGGTTTCATTGCTGGCTGACGTAACCCTGGGCAGTTTGACCCCACTCCATCTGGAACGCTTGCTGCTCGGTGAAATCACAGCAGGCAAGATCGTCAAGCATGCCAGGTGTGTTCTGCGCACCCTGAAAGCAGCGCTCAATCAGGCAGTGGACTGGAATCTCTTGAGTTTCAATCCGGTTCTGAGGGTAAAAGCTCCCAAAGTCCCTCACCAGAAAATGCAAGTCTGGACCGCTGTAGAAGTACGCACGTTTCTGGAGTGCTGCAAAGTGGAAAAACCACGCCTATACGCCCTGTTTTACCTGGCTCTTACCACAGGCCTGAGGAGGGGTGAGCTGCTGGGTTTGCACTGGCAGGATGTTGACCTGGACCGGCAAGAGTTGCAAGTGAAGTTCAGCCTGGTGCAGTGTGGAGCCAGCGCCCTGCTGGGCGACCCTAAAACTCAGGCCAGCCACCGAAGGATCATGTTGTCTATGGACACCGTGCAGGTGCTAAAAAATCACCTGGCACTGCAAGAACAGGAAGAAAAGCACTGGAAGGCCCTCAAGCCTGAAGAAAACGGGCTACTGTTTCCCTCTGCCAGAGGAGGATTTCAGCTGCCCTCTAACCTGATCAAAGTGTTCCACAAACTGATTCAATTGGCGGGGGTGCCCAGAATCAGACTGCATGACCTGCGGCACACGTCCGCTTCCCTGCTGGTTCGGCAAGGGATTCCCATCAAAGTGGTTGCAGAAAGGCTGGGACACCAGGATGCCAGCATGACCCTCAGGGTCTACACCCATGTGTACGAGGAGCAGCGAAAAGAGGCAGCTTTGACCCTGAATGATCTGCTCAAAGATCCTGCAAAACAGGCCAGATAGCAGCTTTTGGTGCTACCGGGGTGCTACCGAGGTGCTACGGGCTTCGGGTAGCACCATTTTCATTTCGAAATCCCTTGCTGTATGACCTCCCAATTTGGACGCTCCAACTACGTCACGGAGCGTTCAGACTCTGAACCCAGACCCAAACCCGAAGGCCACCCGGATCTGAGCGACAAATGGGTCGGGGCAGGACACCTGAAGGTCGGGGACAAACTCAAGCAGGCCGATGGCACCCTGGGTGAGGTCCGGTACGTCAACACCATCCAGGAAGCCCGCACCATGTACAATCTGGAGGTTGAGGAAGCCCACACATTCTTCGTCGGGACGCAGGGCTGGTTGGTGCATAATTGCGGACCAGAGGATGCAGCAGACTTCATTCTCGAGCAAGCAGCGAAGGATGGCGTTGATCTCAACGATATAGCATCAGTTACTGCCGTGTTCGATACCAAAACAGGGAAATGGTACTATGGGATCCCAAAAGAACTTTGGAGCAGCAAGCAGCATCCGAAGATCAAGGGACTTATCAATGATTCGGCGGCAAAGACTAAGCAGAAATTGCCATATCAATGCGGGAATTGTTCAGAATTCGGTGCTCTTAATAATGCTATGAATGGAGCAAATCCCGCGAGGAAGATAAACTTGCAGGATTATCAAATGTACACTTTCCAGCCAGGAGAACTGGCCTCTGGAAACATAGTTCCTAAGCCTGCATGTCCCTACTGCCAGAAGCTTGAGCCTAAAGTGGGCTCTATGTACCCCAAGAAGAAGTGAGGTGGCAATGAATAACCAAAGTGATCATTTCAATAGACTTCTAAAGAGGCTTGCTGGACATTTCTCTGGCAGAAGCTGGAGAGGTAGAGCTATTGATAGGTCTGTCGAATTCATTAAATTCCAGAATAATCAGGATTCATTTAGAGTCTATGCTGGGATGATCGTTCCGATGGATCCAGAATCCGAAATAGCACAGATTGATGAATATGTCCAGTATGTCACTAGTACCAGTGGTATGTATGATTACTTCTCCGAGATTCCTATTATTGTATTCGATTATCATATTGATGACCGACGATACCCCAGAACAGAGCGACAACAGAGATTCTCCAAGCTATTGGGAATGGAACTCGATTGTCTTGGTTATTCTGTAAAGCTTGGCTACTTTGAGGACATCCTTGCCGATGTTAACGGAATAATTTATGGCGGGGATTTCTCAAATGAAGTGTTGTATCCCATAGGAATAAACATTGATGATGCCCTCAGAAGGATACTTGATAACAATCCGCTATTTGTTGAGGATGAAAGATCTACTATAGAATTCGACAACAAGAATGGTATCTGGATCCCCCTTAGTAATGAAGAGAAAGCTAGAAGGAAATCATTATAGATCAGAAGGCCCTCCCTGCAACGGGAGGGCTTCTTCCTTTGCCCACAGCCGAAGATCCAGCCGACCTCCAGTCGGTGGAGTTCCCGGCTGTGGACTGAGGTTCAGCCGACCAGTGGTGCGATTCTGGAGAAACTTCTGGTGCTCAGGGACCAGCCAGCAAAGTCTCAGCCCCCCACTCAGACACGCTTTTGCTGGCAGAATCGAAATTGACCCCCACCATCACCACCTGTTTGCCCAGGTACTTTTCTCCGTATCCAGCCCCTTTGATCTGTTCCAGGGCTTCCTGAGCGGTGCCGTCCAGTTTGAATTCAAAAATGAACACTTGCTTCTCAAGTTCAATCACCGTGTCCATTCGCCCCTTGCTGGTTTGCACCTGACTCAGGGTGGGCAGTCCAGTCGACATCAGCATCAGGTGCATCAGGGAATTAAAAAAAGCTTCTTTCCTGGGGAAAATCTCATAGGGCACCCCGGCCAGGGTGGTGTTCACCTGGGCAAAGAAGGCATCCCAGTTCTGTTTTTCCAGAGCTGCATGCAGCCTGACCCCCAGAATTTCACTGTACTGGGGTCTTTGAATGTACTCATTGAGCAGCCCCTGGCTGAACGCCTGCCGCACTTCCTCATTGGGATACGTCAGATCGTAAAGTGTCCCGCCAGCGGTGTGTTCAATGTTTTTGATGGTCAAATAACCTGTCTGAAACATCAAACTGATCGGGCTCATCTGGTCCATGCTTGCAGTGGTCAACACCGATCCTGGAGCTGTAAAATCTTCAAATTCAAACGGAGTGTAGGCTTCTTGCCGAACCAATTTGAGCAGGAAGGTGGGGGTTCCGGTTTCGTACCAATAGCCCTTGAATCCAGGGTTTTGCAAAAAGACCAACATGCTAAAGGGGCAATACACCTTGCACTGACCATCCCAGGAATAGCCGTTGTACCAGCGCCTCACCATCTCCCAGTAAGGCGCAGGCTCCATCTTCAAGTGTTCCTGTGCCCGACCATGATGGTCAGCAAATTTTCTCTGAAGTTCTTCGCGGGTGTAGCCACATAGCTCGCTGAACCGGGGATCGAGTGTGGCGTCGTAAAGGTTGTTGAGGTCACTGAACAGGCTCAGTTTTCCAAACCTGGAAACCCCCGTCAGGATCACCAGGTGCAAGTGCTCGTCCAGCCCCTTGATGGTCCCATACACGCTTTTGAGCAGATTCTGATGCTCTTTCAGTTTCTCTGCATCGTCCAGAAAATCCACCAGGGGTTTGTCGTACTCATCGATCAGGAGCACCACTTTGCCCTTCTTGGCCAGTTGCACCACAAGGTCCTGAAACGCTTCACTGGGGCTGCTCAGGTCCAGCGTCAGACCTTGCTTCCCTGCCTCCCTCTGTAAGTGTTTGAGGATGCCTGTAGCGAGTGGCAGGCTCCTGGAGTCGATCCCCGAGAAATTCAGGTGTAGAACAGGACGTGGCTCAAAATCATGCTGGTCATGAATCCATAAACCTTCAAAGAGGTGCTTCTGACCCTCAAACAGAGCTTTGAGGGTGGTGAGGGTCAATGACTTTCCAAAACGTCTGGGACGGGAGAAAAAATAATATCCCCCCTGAACGAAAGGCATCATGTGCTGTGTCTTGTCCACATACACATAACCCCCTTCCCGGAGTTTCTGGAAGTCCTGAATGCCAATCGGAAGCTGCATGAGCCTAGTTTAACACCTCATGGTTTGCCGTTTCTCAGCGTACTTTTTCTGCCTTTCACAGGCAGAAAGTGAGTGAATCGATGAGCAGACGCAGAAAAGGAACCGGCAGCCTGGTGCACAAAGATGGACGCTGGATTGCCAGCATCACCCACAGGGACGCTCAGGGAAAGCAGATGCGAAAATCAGCCACCTTTACCTCAGCACAGCAGGCTGAAACTTGGCTGGCAGAGCATCAAAAGCCTGCAAAAGGCCTTCCGGAGCTACCAGAGGCATTTGATCTCCAACTCCATGACCTCCAGCACATGACCCTGGGAACCTTCCTGGAAACCTGGCTGAAGGTGAAGAAGCACCGGGTGAAGGCCAAGACCTGGTTGGACTACGAACGGATGGTTCGGCTCCATTTACTTTCCTTGCAGGTCAGTGGGCTGCACTTGAAGGGGCTCAGTCCTCTCCACCTGGAGGGGGTGATGCTCTCGCTCATTTCCAAAGGGTCCAGTCCGGCCCTGCTGAAAGCTGCCCTGAGGGTACTCAAAGTGGCCCTGGGACAGGCAGTAGACTGGCAACTCCTTACCTGGAACCCAGCGTCGCGCATCAAAGCTCCACTGAAGGGTCAACGGGAAATGCAGGTCTGGACCGCTGAACAGACCTCTGCTTTCTTGAACTTTTGCCAGCAGCACGCCCCGGCAAGGTATGCCCTGTTTCACCTGGCGATCACTTCTGGCATGCGGCGAGGTGAACTGCTGGGATTGCACTGGCAGGACATTGATTTCGCCCGGGGTGAATTGTGGGTAACCTGCAGCCTGGTGCAGGAAGGGTCCAGAGCTGTTTTGAGTGATCCCAAAACCCTGAGCAGCAAACGCAGAATTGTGCTTGCTGAGGACACCCTGCAGGTGTTGCAAGACCACCGAAGAATGCAAAAAGAGGCACCTTCGAAGAAAGAACCACAGCAGGCTGGAGAAGAGGGCCTGGTGTTTCCTTCAAAGAGGGGAACATTTCAGGTGCCCAACAACCTGCTCAAAATCTTCAAGAAATTGATGGTGGCAGCCGGGGTGCCAATGATTCGGTTTCATGACCTGCGGCACACAGCAGCCTCTTTGCTGGTGCGTCATGGGGTGCCGATCAAGGTGGTAGCAGAACGGCTGGGCCACAAGGATGCCAGCTTGACCCTGCGGGTGTACACGCATGTGTACGAAGAACAGCGTCGGGAAGGGGCTTTGCCCCTGAAAACCCTCCTGGCTGAGAAGCCCCGAGGGTAGCCCTGAGGGAAATGTTTATCGGTCTATATCTACGGTTTATGCAAGCAGATAGACGTTTTTTTGGCTGGAACTTCAACGTTCCAGCCGTGAATTCTGAATCTGCACCCTCTTTCTACGTCATGGGGTGTTCAAGCATCATCTGAAGAATCTTCAGGTTCTTCCCAGTCCACTTCATTGCAGGGCTTTGACGCAGCCTGCAATTCCCCCTGGTTATCCATGTACTTCAGGGTCAACCAGATGGCCTCTTCTGAAAGGCTGGACAGAAAAATAACCTCGGGAATGTAAAGGTGGCTGAAGAGCTGTCCCGTGCTGGTCTGAAGCACCTCATCTCCTGTGGGACGACCCACCTCCATTTTGCTCGCCAGCAGACGAACCAGATACTGAGGTGTTGCGCAATAACACCACCTCCAACTGCCATCGGAGAATTCCAGATTGACCTCAATCAGGTCATCCAGAGGATTTGAAATGGGGTATTGCAAGTGGACTTTTTCAAGCAGGACAGCCGTTCCACCAGTCAGGTCAAAGTTGCTGGTCTGGTACCACTGGTGCCGATCATTGTCCCCCTTGAGGCGCAGGCAAGACCCATCAGGTTTTACCTTTAAAACCTGGTATTTTTTGCCTTTGGTCAGGGTACCCGGTCGATTGCCAGTCCGGACACACGTCACCCAGTTCCCTACCCATTCATCCATGCCCAGCTCCTGGTAAGCATCCAACACACGTTTTCATCCTCCTACAGAACCAGAAAAAGCCCTTGAACCTTGTTGGCGAGCTGATCAAGTTCCAGATGCTGTCCTTCATCCCACACGGCACTGAGCTGTAGGCCTGTGCCAGCCCGGATCACCAGGGTCATGCGAGTGCCATCCACCATGGCATGGTTTTGGGTGACCACTGGAAATGTCACCAGGCTGGTCTTCAAGCTCTCCAGCAAAGCTCTGCCTGCATCAACTGGCAGCTCTGCACGCTTTTCTTCCAAAGTTGGAGACCATTCCCTGGGTTTGTAGCGTTCCCGGAGGCGTTCCTGTCCTGACAGTCCATCGTAGTACTGCTCCATGCGTTCCATGTCATAGGCCAGATCCCAGTACCGGCACCTGCCCTCAAAGACGTCCTGGCCGTCCCAAAGCACATCAAACCGCTCATGTCGCTCAAAACTGGGCTCGCGGATCACGGTGAGCACCCAGGACAGCGGTGCCTCCATGTCTTCTCGCAAAAAACGCTCTACTTGAGGCATCAAATGGTGAAAATTTTTCCGTTGAATGTCCATGTGACCCCATAAGTCCTTGCACCAGTATAGGAAGCTTCTTCCTGCTCAACAGCTGACCTTATGGCGTAGCAGGTGGCTGAGGGGAACGGAGAAACGACCTATTCCGAAGGGTCTGGAGGCACCGTGTCGAACAAATCCAGAGCATCCTGGTAGGCATACTGTCTTGCCCAGTCCCGGGCACTTTTTCCAAACTGATTTTGCCGCTCAGGATCTGCACCCCGACTGATCAGCAACCGGATCAGGTCCAGGGTGGGTTCTTCTCCTGCTTGCCATGCGCCATCACAGGTGATGTCCACTGCGTGCTGCACAGCAGTACAGCCATAGCTCATGGTGTTCGGGTCTGCTCCAGCATCCAGCAGCATCTGGGTGATTTCCAGGTTGTCCTGCTCGATGGCCACATGCAGGGCGGTACCGTGAGCTTCATCCAAGAATTGGTTCACGTCGACCCCAGCACCCAGAATAAAACGCACCGCCTCGATGTCCTGCTGCCAGGCTGCTTCATACAAAGCTGCAGCCAGCTCTAGGGGATCTGCCTGTTTTCCAGCCAGCACTTCTTTGAGGTTTCGTTCCCTGGCTCTGATCATGTCCTGGTCCATTTTCAATCCCCCTGCAACGTGGCACATGGGCACCCTCTCGCCTTCAGGATAAACCATTTGCAGATCTCTCAGAGGGCACTTTTGCCATGATGGAACCCTCATGACTCAGAACCCTGTTGATCCCGCTGTCCAGACCAGATCACCCCTTCCTCCCACCCAGTTGCTGACTTCCACCCAGCGGCACGAGTTCCTGAAGTTCCCAGAGCTGGACGACTTCCTGCTTGGCAGGCACTACCAGCTCCTCCGCTCCGACTTGCAGGTCATTCAGCAGGCAAAGACACCTTCTGAGCAACTCGGGCTGGGGGTTTTGATCACGGTGATGCGTCACCTGGGCCGCAATGCCCTACACATGATGGTCCCAGAGGTGGTGTTGCAGGAGGTCGCAGGCCAGATTGGATGTCAAGCAGCGGATTACGGCACCTACCTGATCCACTGCAAGAAGCAGCACCGCCCCCATGTGCAGCGGGTCAAAGAACACCTGGGCTTCGAGTCGTTTGGGATTCACCACAGAAGGGATTTGCTGGACCTGCTCTACCAGAAAACCCGCCACATCGACAACGCCTTTCCCCTGATGGCAGAGCTGCTGCCATTGTTGGTGGAGAAGCGAATCCTGATGCCAAAAATCACCGTGCTGGAAGGGATGATCACCGAAGCGTTACAGTATGCCCGGCAGTTTGCCTTTCAGCTCCTCAACTTCACCCTCCGGGAAACAGACTTTCAGCAACTGGAAGCCGTGTTGGAACCCGACCCCGAATACCGCAACGGACTGGGCACCCGGCTGGGGTGGCTCAGGGAGACCCACACCCAGGCCAGCGTCAGCACCATGCTGGAGAACTTGAAGCGGCTGGAGGAGCTCAGGAAGCTCCCTTTGCCGTGGCAGCCCAGCACTTTCATTGCCAGGAACCGGCTGGAGAAGCTCACCCGGGAATCCAGGGTGCTGGAAACCTACCAGCTCAGGGATTTCGAGCCGGTCCGTCGGACAGCCACCCTCAGCGTGATGCTGATGGACCTGGAGCGGACCCTGACCGACCGGGTGCTGGAAGACCACCGCAAACTGATGCTGGGCGTGTTCAACAAGTGTGAAACGGACCACCTGAAAAGCATCCTGCAGGCCAGGGAACCGATCCTGGAATCCCTAAATTTGACCTACACCATCGGGAAAATCCTGTTGGAAGCCAAACAGACCGGCGAGAACCCTCTGCCGAAGATAGAGGGGCTGGTCAAATGGGAAGACCTGATCCGGGTCATGGATGAGGGCCAGAAGATCACCGAAACCCAGGTGCTGGACAGTTAACACCTGCTCCCGAAGCAATACACCAAACTGCGGAAGTACACCCCTGCCTTTCTGGATGCCTTCAGGTTCCAGGCCACCCCCAGCCACCAGGATGTGCTGAAAGCCATCGACCTCCTGAGGGGCCTGAACAGCAACCCGGAGACCAGAAACAAGCGCAAGCTCACGGACCCTGTCCCGGTGTCGTTTGTGCGGGGTCGCTTTGAGAAGTTCGTGTTCGAGAAGAATGGGGTGAACCGCACCTACTACGAGATGTGCGTGCTGGATGTGCTCTCCGATCGCCTGAGGTCCGGGGATGTCTTTGTGGAGAAGAGCCGCAAGTTCTGCGACTTTGAAGATTACCTGTTGCCGAAAGACAGCTGGCAGAACCAGCTCAGGACCTTCCCCCTGTTGGTGGAATCCCGCTTCTCTGATTTCTGGGCGGAGCGGGGCCCGCTCCTGCGGGAAGACCTGGTGGCGGTAAATGAGGCATTGGAGGCAGGTTTGCTGCCCGAGGTGCGTCTTGAAGAGGGCACGGTGGTGGTGGAACCCATCAAACGGGATGTGGAGCTGGCAGACCTGGCCGAGAAATGGTCAACGTTTCTGTACTCGTTCTTCCCACAGGTCAAAATCACCGACCTTCTGCTGGAGGTGGAAAACTGGATCCATCTCTCGAAGGTCTTCACCCACATGACCCAGGGGAACACGGTCGAAGACGTGCACATGCTGTTCAGCGTGATTCTGGCGGAGGGCACCAACCTGGGTCTGGAAAAGATGGCCCGTGCCTCCAACCACAACGAGGTGAAAAAGCTGATCTGGATGCATGAGTGGTATGTCAG
This genomic window contains:
- a CDS encoding helix-turn-helix domain-containing protein, giving the protein MTHTRHEPMALLTVQEAAKMLHVSDDTVRRQIKEGDLEAVRIGTTPQGRPRYRIPSAAVEEKLGQSTLKAPSALERLQEAFSTLTEEQQETLIAQAVQWARSQSPAEPPRDRKPEPSKAELDKRFAGRLKVRK
- a CDS encoding tyrosine-type recombinase/integrase, which encodes MSKRGNGTGSIQQRGSKFVVILTLGKDELGKQKRASKRFTTLEQAQRYLEEQTTPPVAGEATAGNEAILAINVQTSVLEYLQEWLRLRQPHIKIKTHQEYHRIIHLHLKVSLLADVTLGSLTPLHLERLLLGEITAGKIVKHARCVLRTLKAALNQAVDWNLLSFNPVLRVKAPKVPHQKMQVWTAVEVRTFLECCKVEKPRLYALFYLALTTGLRRGELLGLHWQDVDLDRQELQVKFSLVQCGASALLGDPKTQASHRRIMLSMDTVQVLKNHLALQEQEEKHWKALKPEENGLLFPSARGGFQLPSNLIKVFHKLIQLAGVPRIRLHDLRHTSASLLVRQGIPIKVVAERLGHQDASMTLRVYTHVYEEQRKEAALTLNDLLKDPAKQAR
- a CDS encoding polymorphic toxin-type HINT domain-containing protein, which produces MTSQFGRSNYVTERSDSEPRPKPEGHPDLSDKWVGAGHLKVGDKLKQADGTLGEVRYVNTIQEARTMYNLEVEEAHTFFVGTQGWLVHNCGPEDAADFILEQAAKDGVDLNDIASVTAVFDTKTGKWYYGIPKELWSSKQHPKIKGLINDSAAKTKQKLPYQCGNCSEFGALNNAMNGANPARKINLQDYQMYTFQPGELASGNIVPKPACPYCQKLEPKVGSMYPKKK
- a CDS encoding ATP-binding protein, which produces MQLPIGIQDFQKLREGGYVYVDKTQHMMPFVQGGYYFFSRPRRFGKSLTLTTLKALFEGQKHLFEGLWIHDQHDFEPRPVLHLNFSGIDSRSLPLATGILKHLQREAGKQGLTLDLSSPSEAFQDLVVQLAKKGKVVLLIDEYDKPLVDFLDDAEKLKEHQNLLKSVYGTIKGLDEHLHLVILTGVSRFGKLSLFSDLNNLYDATLDPRFSELCGYTREELQRKFADHHGRAQEHLKMEPAPYWEMVRRWYNGYSWDGQCKVYCPFSMLVFLQNPGFKGYWYETGTPTFLLKLVRQEAYTPFEFEDFTAPGSVLTTASMDQMSPISLMFQTGYLTIKNIEHTAGGTLYDLTYPNEEVRQAFSQGLLNEYIQRPQYSEILGVRLHAALEKQNWDAFFAQVNTTLAGVPYEIFPRKEAFFNSLMHLMLMSTGLPTLSQVQTSKGRMDTVIELEKQVFIFEFKLDGTAQEALEQIKGAGYGEKYLGKQVVMVGVNFDSASKSVSEWGAETLLAGP
- a CDS encoding tyrosine-type recombinase/integrase → MTLGTFLETWLKVKKHRVKAKTWLDYERMVRLHLLSLQVSGLHLKGLSPLHLEGVMLSLISKGSSPALLKAALRVLKVALGQAVDWQLLTWNPASRIKAPLKGQREMQVWTAEQTSAFLNFCQQHAPARYALFHLAITSGMRRGELLGLHWQDIDFARGELWVTCSLVQEGSRAVLSDPKTLSSKRRIVLAEDTLQVLQDHRRMQKEAPSKKEPQQAGEEGLVFPSKRGTFQVPNNLLKIFKKLMVAAGVPMIRFHDLRHTAASLLVRHGVPIKVVAERLGHKDASLTLRVYTHVYEEQRREGALPLKTLLAEKPRG
- a CDS encoding ankyrin repeat domain-containing protein; its protein translation is MIRARERNLKEVLAGKQADPLELAAALYEAAWQQDIEAVRFILGAGVDVNQFLDEAHGTALHVAIEQDNLEITQMLLDAGADPNTMSYGCTAVQHAVDITCDGAWQAGEEPTLDLIRLLISRGADPERQNQFGKSARDWARQYAYQDALDLFDTVPPDPSE
- a CDS encoding DUF4158 domain-containing protein codes for the protein MTQNPVDPAVQTRSPLPPTQLLTSTQRHEFLKFPELDDFLLGRHYQLLRSDLQVIQQAKTPSEQLGLGVLITVMRHLGRNALHMMVPEVVLQEVAGQIGCQAADYGTYLIHCKKQHRPHVQRVKEHLGFESFGIHHRRDLLDLLYQKTRHIDNAFPLMAELLPLLVEKRILMPKITVLEGMITEALQYARQFAFQLLNFTLRETDFQQLEAVLEPDPEYRNGLGTRLGWLRETHTQASVSTMLENLKRLEELRKLPLPWQPSTFIARNRLEKLTRESRVLETYQLRDFEPVRRTATLSVMLMDLERTLTDRVLEDHRKLMLGVFNKCETDHLKSILQAREPILESLNLTYTIGKILLEAKQTGENPLPKIEGLVKWEDLIRVMDEGQKITETQVLDS